The following is a genomic window from Aquila chrysaetos chrysaetos chromosome 2, bAquChr1.4, whole genome shotgun sequence.
ACCTGGTTGGAACAAATGTTTTGGCAAAATAATGTtgcaaatactgcaaaaaatcacattttcacaTCCTTATTTGACATCAATTTTTTTTGAATACATTCTAAATTAGCAAGGTAGTAAACTTCTGACAGACCAAGCAATTAATGTACATGCGAATGAATTCTCTGCTAAGCAAGTCTGAACACTACATGAATAGACTGGTCTATACTTCAGAACTCTCCAAAGTGAAATTCTATTTACCCATATTATTaaggggggggaggtggggggggggggtggaatctCCTCTGTGTCTTCTTTTTAGTGAACAGCGTTCTGAAAATGACCTTTTGGATAAATACTCTTTAGCTTTTCTGCCCTTTTAAACTCTCTGGACAATGTATTTTGATAAATGaattccattttattaataGCAATTTGctccatttttaaatagcaagtatgattaaattacatttatcaGGTGACGTTTCAGGGTGAACAAAACTTTAAAGTAAGACTGGTATTGACAGTAGAACAGTGATATATTATGAAGACGAAAGCATAAATactgaaagagtaaaaaaagataaaaaaatagtttctaacACCAGCACTGAAAATAACCCGATTTACATAACATTGTTCCTCAGCACGTCTGTTGAGGTAAATGAGATTCCAACAGAGGCAATGGTTTATAGCCTACGAGCCAGATCCTGTGAATATTTCAGCAGATTCGTGTGCAGAAAGCCCAGCCTGGAACCTAAGACAACGCAGCCGCAGTACAGCTGTTCTTAACAGAATAATGATAAGCCATTTCCATCATTTTTAGTAAAACTGCTAACACTTTGTTTcgtttttaaagaaaattgtggAAGGATGAATATTAACTCTGTATCTAACTCCATCTTTAACCATGCAGTCATGGCTATGCTACAGTGCACGTTATTTGTGATGTGAAATGAACAGAATAATAATGGCAtaatagaaaaatgtaatacaaaacaaatagGACAGCATTAAGGGCACCATATTGTACGTAAGGCAATATATGTAATAAAGTGGGTGTTCACTTTTGGGGCCTACAGTATTTCCCACTCTGCCTCATTCACCTCTTTGCAAGTGTTCCCGCAGTTTGCGCTCCACATCTTGAATCTGAAAGGGTCCGATTCAGCTACTCTCAGCACCAACTACGAGCTACAAAAGTCTCCTCGACATGGAATCCAAAACCAGACACAGAACTCGAAAAATACGTCCAAAACCTCTGTCTTTGAATGGGAACACGCTAAACGAAGACCGCAGTTTTTCCTCGACTCCATTATAAGCGTAACAAATGAATGGCCGGGAAGTCAGTGTATCTGAGAAACCTCTGATAGAtaggttttgaaatgtttccatCGCAcggaaaacagttttcaaaacctGTGCTTTCCCAACGAGTAACAGTTGAGCCTTTTATAGCTTTTCTCCTGGCATGGGATTTGATTAGCAAGTACAAAGATTTAGACAGAGATTTATTAAGTAACAGTTATATTGTGCTGTAATTAAAACGTAGGAAATTCGCCGTCTACTTAAGCgtttaaaaatgcttaatgTAGGAAGCAATTACAcctcattttcaaattattccCCTGCCTACAGAGCACGCTGCGGACAGGGTACAACGCGGCTTtgagggcggcggcgggacgtGCCCGCTCACACGCCCCGGGGCtgcacggcccggcccggcccggcccggcccggggctgcACGGCCCGGCCGAGGCGGGGGCTCGGGGCCGGACCGGGGCCGGAgccccggcgggcggcgcggcgggctcCGGtcgccgggcgggcgggcggcgggggctggtGCGCGGCGATTCTCGAGTGTCTGCTGGGCGGGCTgtgccgcggcggcgggggcagcgCCGGGAGCCCGGGACGGCCGGGAGCCTCTCGGCCGGGAGAAGggcgggctgggggctgccgggggggggggctgcggcggctGTGCCGAGGGAGGGAGCGGAGAGAGGAGCggaggagggagccaggctctttcccGACGTCGCCCGTCTTGGCGGACTCCGTTTGCAAACCAGAACCGAGGGAAGGCCGGCACCGGCTCCAAACCGAGAGCGGCAGCCCCGGGCGAGGGCCGCAAGCCCGCGGCCGAGCTCAGGGGCCCTGCGCAtccccgccctcccccccctCTCTCTTTACCTGGCTGTACTTGGCCTCCTGCTCCAGGGAGCTCTTCTCCAGCCCGTTCACGGCGtgctgggccgggggggggaaaGCTGTTTCGGCCAAGGCTGCTCCATTCCTCCACCTTGGGGCTGGGGTAAGGCGAGGTGTCGCTCACTGCTGGGAAACACGGCGGGAAGGGGGGGTTAGAGGCAGGGGCCGGGATGCGGAGCGCTTTGCTCCGGGCCGGAGACggctccccctccccacggGACTCGGTCTGCGGGGCAGAGCTAAGGGGAAGCCCGTCGCTCGCCCGCTACACCTCGCCGAGCCTCCTGGGAGCCCCAGGAGAGGGTGAGCCGGGGAGAGAAGAGAGCCGGGTCGCTCCGTGCGGCTGATGGCACCGATCGCCAGCCGAGCCCGGAGCTGGCCGAGTCGCTCGTCCCCGCGTCCCTGCACCGGCGGGACGGAGCTGCCCCGCGGCACTTGTCCCCCGGGATCTCCTAAGGGACATTTGTGGCAACGGcctcgtgtgtgtgtgtgcgagCCCGAGGGCAAACGATACCCCCCGTTAGAAGCAACCCTGACACGGCTGCAGATGAAGCAGGCTCCAAGCCAGTTTGGGAcgaaaaaaagcaagaaaacaaaacaaccaaaacacaaaaagaattaaaaaaaaaaaaaaaaggaaaaaagggaggaagatgggggggagaggggataAAAGTCCTGTTATTTACACGCGCATCAGCCGCGGCATGGGAATACCGGGCTGTTTTGCAGGCGAGCACATTCCCCGGGCCCCGCCAGggcgcccgggggggggggggggggcggctccCCCGAGCCCCGCCGCGTCGGAGCCTGTGGGGCTGCGGGCCCGGCGGAGCCGCCGTGGGAGCGGGCTTCCCCGCAACACCACCTCGCTCGGCCCCTCGCCGAGGCTGGGGAAAGGCACAAATCTGAAGTTGTCTTAAGAAATCGAGCTCTGTCGGTGAGCGCCCTTTTCTGCTGATCTCACACTTTCCCATGAATAGGGGCTTCCTTTCCATGTCAGCAAGGTCAGTTTATACTATAAATCAAGGGCGAGCAGCCCCCATCTGCGGCATCGGCCGCTCAGCAGTCCCGGCTCTCTGCTGGGAAGGGGGGAGATTTTACGCTGCAGAAAGATGTGTGCAGCTCCGAGGTCTGAGAGAGACGGGGCAGATACCGAGGCACCCGGCAGTACCGTCAGaggcctgcctgcctgcctgccaatgTGGTGTTAATAAAAAGAGGAActcgcaaaaaaaaaaaaaaaaaacaaaccaacccaaaacccctTCCATTTCTCATGTGATTGTAATGttctcattctttttaatgttcattGCCAACAGTacctctccccagcacagagcagagattGCCAGGCGTGTATTTGTTAAAGTCGACTTAGAAACACATTTGTTTGTGCCAGTGTGGTCTGAGGATAAAGTTTACAGCGTGAAGCAGAGGGCGAATAAGGACAAAACTTAGGTATTTTTGTACGtatgaatggaaataaaacatacgtgtgtgtgtattgcttaaaaaaataccacctttttgagaaaagaaaaagaaaattattctgcaaCGCCTAAAGGATCAGTTCGCATTTGAAGTGCTGCTGGAACCGGATTGTTGCCGTTAAAAAcgtaatgaaaacagaaatcgcacacacacacacccccctccgCTAATTGGGAGGGAAGAGTGGGACACAGAGATCGCTGTAGGCGAAGGATATTTTAGACTGTTGTTTTAAGCACTTTCACTGTTAGTTCACTGGCAGAGACcgaaatggaaaaaatgtccCTTTCTTTGCGGCAAAGCGTAGCGAGCGGCTCGGAGTCGCGACGCAGTTTCCAGGcggagaaacagaaagaaggtGGAAGGGGTAAAAGAAGCAAATCTTGGGGGTTTGCTTTTCCTGGACCACCGCTTCGGAGGAAAACACCGCATCAGAATGAAAGCAATTAGGTGACATTTGAACTTCCTGCCGGAGCAAATTTGGCCTGATTGCGAGAACTAGAGAAAACGGACTTGTCGGTAACGCCAAGGCGGCGCCTGTGACCGGAGGGCGGCAGCGAGCCGCGGCCGGGAGCAggacggcggcggggccggggctgagcGCGCCCGGGGGCCGCCGCACCCCGGGCCGTTCCCTCCGGCCAAGGTCGCCACTCCTCGGGCCACCACGGCAGCGGTGACGGCCCGTGTGGACCGTTTGCTGGTCCGCCCGCAGCCCACCCCGGGACCTCCGATCCGAGGCACATCCTCCGGTAAGCTCAGCGCCCAGCTCGGGCTGGGGAAAAACGCGAGAGGCTTCCCGAGGCAAAGCACGAAACCTCCTTCCGACCCTCGGAGAGGAAGGAGCCCAGGAGCAGGGGACTGAAACGCTCCGGCCCTGCCTGGCTGCCGCTGCGGCCCCGGGTCCCCCCTCCTCACCTTGGTCTGTGATGGAGCGGATCCCCAGGATGTCCGTCACCGAGTGGGAGGACGGCCACGTCCTGGGCATGGCCATGGTGCTGGGGATTGCTGGCACCCCGGGAGGGGTGGGCACCTTGGCTCCTGCAGCAGCGATGGGGCTGGGGTAGGAGTAGATGTGGTTGTAGGGCAGAGCAGGCTGTGGGGGCGGCTGGTGCTGCTTGTAGGACTCGTAGTGACTCTGCTGAGACAGGTTCCCGATTTTGTTCCGGAGGATGCGGCTGATGGAGCTGACCGACGGCACGTTGTACTTGTCACACACGCCGTCGGCCAGCAGGCGATCCCGGATCTCCCAGGCGAAGATGCCCGGATCCCTTTGTTTGTAGGTCCGGATATGTTTTACCACCGTGGGGGTGGTGACCCGAGGCTTGCTGCCTCCGATAGCCCCCGGTAGGATGGAGCCGGTCTCGTTGTAGCGAGCCAGGATTTTGCTGACACAGCCGTGGGAAACGCGGAGCTGCCGGCTGATGTCACACGGTCTGATGCCCAGTTGCGCCAGTTCCACAATCCGCAGCCTGATGGCATTGGGCAGGGGTCTCCCGTTGACAAACACCCCCCCGAGCTGGTTCACTTCCCCGAAGGCAGGTTCTGCAAGCAAACGCACAAACACACCCGTCGGACACGGCGAATGGCTCAGAAGGGGGCGTCCGAACTGCTCCTCATCACAAGGCAGATGTCACAGCTCGGGGACCCCCAGGTCATTCCACGCACGCTTCTTTATAATAGCGGGATGCCCCCGAAATTGAAaggcgggggcgggggagagaaatagggaagaaaaaaaaaaacaaaaaaaaaacaaaacgagggggaaaaaaaaagaagaggaaagaaagaaagaaaatccgCGGCAATAAATGTCAGAGCTCTCCGGACTGGGCATCAAGCATATTCCAAAAAAGCACATTCCCGAGATGAAAAACGAGATCGCCCCAACAGACAAGTCAGCTTTAttgccacaggaaaaaagaccacgaagaaaagaaaaagagaagaaaagcattttcgAAGAcgtgggggagggggaggaaggaaaagtagTTGAGGAAATTCTTTTACATCTTGGGAGAGGCAAGGGCAACGCGGTGCTTCTGAGTCGCGACTAACTTTTTAAAGACCGTTTCTGGTGCTGTTAGCGCCTCTCGCTTAACAGCACAATTACACCAGGCTGTAAACCAAACGTGCTAAAATGTTAACTGCTAAGATCGGTGTCAGGAATAATATACAGCGTGCCGCGGGCTCCAGCCATCCACTCGGCTGCCATCCTGCCTCGCGCTCGCCTGATAACATTCATAATAAGCCGAGCAGTCGCtggctttctctcttccctgctcctgacCCTCGGCGTGTTCTTACGACTTGTAGGAACACGAGCAAAGTCAATAAGGGAGCTGCGGCGGCGGCACATGCCGGCGCACGGGCGCTCCCCCGCTCTTGACAGCCCTCgagccctcctgcagctcccggCCACTTACCCATTCCTCCGAGCAGGACACCTCTGGGGCTGCCCTAAATCCCGAACGGAGACCTACGCCCGGAGACGGGCTCCCAGCCTCCTGCGCTCCCGGCCGCACCAGCCCCCGAGGCTCTCTGGTCTCCACCGAGGAGGCAGCAGGGGCGCGAGGGAAAAAAGGCTACGAGGAAATCTGCTTCCCGACGAGAGAGCCTTGACTTCTGCATTTCAACCTCAGGGCAAcgtgggcagggctgggctgggcagggcgCCGCAGCCCATCGCTCCCCCGAGCCCGCCCccgggggcggccccgccgcccagCCGCCCTCCTAATGGCCAGGGGAGATGACGGACAGCGCGGCGCCGGCGGCCCTTCCGCTCTCCCTCGCAGGCGTGCTCGGCACCTGGGTCCCCGCCACAATAGAAATGGCCATTTATTTCCTACCTGCCCGGCGGTAAGTTGCGCGGGAAGCGCGGGTCGCGCTGGGGCGGGGCTGGCACCGGTACCGGTACCGCGCTAGGGCATCACCCGGCCGGGggcaccgccgccgccggcgggcagggcagggcagggcagggccgggcagggcagggcagggcgcaGCGCAGCGCCGGGCCGCCCTTCCCGGCCCTTCTCCCAGAGCAagcggccggggagggggcgtCGGGGCTGGCGGAGACAGAAGCAGAGCGATGTCTTGACACAGGCGCGGTTGGACCTGGCGGGCGCGGCAGAGAAGTTCTTCCGCGTTTACGGTCCCCTTGTTGTAATAAAGGACTTTCTCACTAACGAATTTTTCATGGGTGGTGCACGAGAAGGCTGCGAGCGGTGGGGCTCGAGTCATTTTTTGGTGGAAAGCGCAAACCGGTCGGGAAATCGGCTGCAGGTTCTCTTGCCCTGGGAGGAGACGGGACGGGGCTTGCGGCGCCCGGGCACCGGGATGCCGGGGTTCCCCGGCCGCCAAAGACCGGCCCCGGCTTTGTTTTAATCCCCACGCTAAATATGGCACGGCGCCTAACTGTAAAATGTCAACGCCTCGCAGCTGATTTCAGCTTTATCAAAGACACTGCTACATATtaacagttaaaagaaaaacagacaaagcTGGTAGGAATTAAAGTATGTGTGGGTCACGGCGTGTTTGTGTATGTGGAAGAAGTGTTTGGTTTGGCATTAGGTGTAGGGATCTGTGAGCTCGTGTGTGTGCCTCTTGCATACATCCCACGTACGTCATGTTCCACACAGACATCATGGGCTTCCCAGCTCCAACCAAGGATTtatcatgttttccttttttttttttttttccctgagattcttttttgcttgttttggttggggtttttttttgttttgttttttttaatagagtcTCGAAGGTACAGGCtctataaattaaataaaatgtgaataGAAATAATGTGGTGGCCGGAATATCAGCAAGTAAAATACGAAATTGGTGTCACTGGTGTGTATGAACGctgtataaatattattttaattgaaatgtttgtaacatatttttagaaaaaatcaaattaattgaGCTAGACTTCAGAGCCTGCACATATTGCTACGAACGTGCATAGGTAGGAGTAAGTAGGGTGTTGCAGGAGATCGCCCAGAAATTAATGGCATGTTGCAGACGTTTATGTGGTGGAAAGAAGGCAGTCGTCGTTCTTTCGGAGATATCTCTATTTGATGGGAATATCGGCGGATACTTCTGCTTCCTCCACAGggattaaaaaagacaaaaaaacccccatcaaagcaaaacaacaaaacgaacaaaaaaaccccaaacgacaagacaccaccaccccaaaaccaccaacaacaaaTTTTCTATGGCAGTTTTGTGCTTATTTCAGAAACGTGAGTTGCAAATTCAGAATATCATACTTGTAAATTGTGGTGTTTCCTCAACCTAGATAAAATTACTTCTGGTAAAGGGGATCCCCACCTCCCCGCGCAAATGCCACCGTCAGAAAGCTATGGCACGCTGCGCAGCCAATACTGCAGGCATTTGGTGAAGCCAGAATCCTCTTCGGTATTGTGAGCCGACCTGCTTTGGGTAGTTTTAAGGCTGGGGCATTGAACTAGTGGGACCCGGATCCAGCCTTTCATTAAGTTAATTATGTAATTAAACAATGGAAGGGAGTGCGCGTCCGTAAACCTTCCGATCCGCAGTAACAGCGTACTTCTTCCCAAAGCAGAGTCGCTACAGGGATCCCCGACGAGGCGGCCCCCCGGCAGGCGTCCTTCCCCGCCCGGCACAGTCTGGCCCGCCCGCCTGCCGGGCCCTGCCCGCACCCTGCCCGCACCCTGCAcgcgccctgcccgccgccccggccgccccgcacACGCGTGCCCTCCTCTCCCGTTGCTtcagcccggccc
Proteins encoded in this region:
- the PAX9 gene encoding LOW QUALITY PROTEIN: paired box protein Pax-9 (The sequence of the model RefSeq protein was modified relative to this genomic sequence to represent the inferred CDS: deleted 1 base in 1 codon); translation: MEPAFGEVNQLGGVFVNGRPLPNAIRLRIVELAQLGIRPCDISRQLRVSHGCVSKILARYNETGSILPGAIGGSKPRVTTPTVVKHIRTYKQRDPGIFAWEIRDRLLADGVCDKYNVPSVSSISRILRNKIGNLSQQSHYESYKQHQPPPQPALPYNHIYSYPSPIAAAGAKVPTPPGVPAIPSTMAMPRTWPSSHSVTDILGIRSITDQVSDTSPYPSPKVEEWSSLGRNSFPPPAQHAVNGLEKSSLEQEAKYSQAPNGLPAVSSFVSAPAMPPYATPAQVSPYMTYSAAPSGYMASHGWQHAGGTPLSPHGCDIPASLAFKGMQTAREGSHSVTASAL